The nucleotide window agctgtgattacctgtggcctCTTGCctacggccgaatcacagccatgctgatatacgGCCACTACAACATATTGTCAACGGCCGTGCAATATTGCTTATGGTCCTTGTGTCCTCGTGAAGAACGTGTGGTGAATGTAAGTTAGGCTTTTTCTCGGTTCGCATTAGTCTTCGAACTTTTGCCTCAGCACAGCGATTTTATCTTTCTCATTGTCTCCTTCACTGCAACATGCAAAAATCTGCATTACGGCTTGCAGTCAGGAACAGGTCAAACTTGCAGTCAGGAACAGGTCAAACTTTTGTATCCAGATTCGTTTCCAACTTCTCATTTAAAACTGCTGACAGCATGTAATATTGGAGAGACAACAAGGATGGTCTACTTGCAATGAGCCTCATGGCATATTTcctcattttttttctccccaatttggaatgcccaattcccaatgcgctctaagtcctcgtggtggtgtagagactcgcctcaatccgggtggtggaggacgaatctcagagtcctccacttctgagaccgtcaatccacgcatcttatcacatggcttgttgagtgtgttactgcggaaacatagcacgtgtggaggcttcacgctattctccgcaccatccacacacaactcacccgagaaccacattatagcgaccatgaggaggttaccccatgtgactctccctaccctagcaaccgggccaatttggctacttaggagacctggctggagtcagtcagcatgccctggattcgaactcacgactccaggggtggtagtcagcgtctttaactgctgagctacccaggccccaggtgTATTTCCTCTTTGAATTTGTAAGGGTTTTGTGAAGGGAAGAGATGAGAGAGTAAGGATCCAaacacagaaatttcattttaaacaaaagaaggtgataaaataatgaaagaataATATGAAGAAGATAACAAAACTCTACAGCAGTATGCTGGCAACTAACgcactacatacaaacaagaactgacccAGGAACAAAGAAGAGGGTATATGTACACATGGGCTAACAAGaagatgaggaacacctgggatacaattAGGGCAATGGACAGGAAGACAGACATGCCAGAGGAAgatacaaaacttcaaactaagagtctctTCAAAACTTCAAAATAGGAGTCCTTGGGGGAAAACATAAGAATGACGTGACAGAATTAAAGCGGCTTGCTAGTTTCCACATATATCTGATTACAATGTGCCGTAGTTGCCTTGTTCCTGACACTCCACTTAAAATGAATGTTCGAAAGAGAAGATTTTAAAGTACGGATAATTTCAGAGATAGGAGAAGAAATATTCTGAACATCACTGTGTACAGCGTCTTCAAAATTCTGTGGAATAAAAGTTTTCAAAGCTTTAATTCAGCCCAAGCCGATCTGAGAAAGCAATAGCTGGCATATGCTCCAAGCGTGTTTCACCGTTTCTCCTCACATGGAGGTCTGTAGCAGACCTTTAACCACAGATCAGTTTGAACCACAAATGACAGAAGGTTAAAGGAGACTAGTAAAGGGTGTCAGTACCAGTGCTCTTTGAATGGTCAGAGTCAAATAATGACTAATTTATTATAAATCAATCCATCTGGGACTTTTAACCGAATTAATTTGCAATTGTTGTTTGATGGAATTTATCACTGAAGCTCAACAGAGATTAAATATCATCAATGAATGGAACACACGTTAATAAGATGGCAAGACTGCTGGAGgtgatatatattttaattattattcagcAGCTGAGTATTtggaaagtaaaaaaatattcttaGAGCCAAATttctgcaaatagaaaatatgagATTGTTAAtgtcaaaaacatgatttattatttaatcaaattacagccCTAAAAAGTATCTAAGAtcaaatgtttatataaaaaaatttagttttatactGTACCTCACTAgacccagatttttgctattttgttttattaaagaaaaggcgTGATGAATTGAATTTGTGtagtaatcaacactatgccacatgtgctgttgattgaacttaacatttattgaacccagaataataatacataGTGTTTTGAACACTATGCAAAGTTGAAACAGCCTACTGTATACAGTCATATCAACAGAGAGCAATCCAAAGCTAGACTagatataaaataatttgttgaAATAATTTGTAAAGTCACTCAGGATTTACTTAAAGTTTTAAAGCAGCAATTaagttttacttttaaattaaagTAGAAAACAAGTCTTGATTAGCAAAgactacactgtaaaacaaatcctgttatttaaaaaaataaaaataaataaataaataaactggcagctgtggttgccagaataattatgtaaaaaatacagtaaaaatgtaaacaactttacagaacaacctgtacaccaatgtacataactgattttaaaaataaggtagaaacataactattcccataaaatataatgtaatatgatggggcatgcagggaattgtgggaaggcccgattattgttttttactgtaattttaacaatttactgtaaaaatacatgttctctcttgttaaacataatgtaaatttttaccattaattatacaggaaaatcatactttttacatttaaaaaacattattgtaaaaCCACTgtattgtcatttaaaaaaaaaaaaatatatatatatatatatatatatatatatatatatatatatatatatatatatatatatatataatttactgtatattttacagttaataaattaatgttttttttctgtagcatttttacagtcatttttacaaacattttatacAGTGCACCCCTAAATgcctatattttttttctctatgcttttgatatatatatatatatatatatatatatatatatatatatatatatatatatatatatatatatatatttttttttttttttttttttttttttttttactatttaacaGTCAAGTAGATAAAATAAACTTGCTAAAAACAGGACTGCAGTTCATACAAGTAGACTTTATTTTGAATAACCGTGATATCTTTTTAATCAGCAATCAAGCTGTCTCGTGTCGTTCTTGTCATTTCAGTTCGACTCGCGactaaattcaaaagaaccgactcattgaTTCGCGAATGAAGCACCACTAGCAAACAAACAGTCTGTAACACCGGTGAGGAGAATGAAATGAGGTGGGGAAACGGcatgtattgtttttattgttatctGTACTTTTATCAGGGCAGTACCGATTAAtggtttagttttcattttgaatgttatgttagctaataaatgtaataatttacctCAAGCAGTGGATTAGCTGATGAGCTAGTTAGCAGCAAAGCTAAATGCTAATTTTTAAAGATATAAGCCTCGCCTGGAAATATATACGTTTAAATAGTATGTTTAATCGTCATTATGTAAAGCATACGAAAAGGGCTTTTAACATGAAATGTTGAAAACATCTTTCAATGCACTGACTGTTAAATCTAATATCTTTATTTTTGAGACATTTGTCACATTTCACTATATAAATGCAGgtggtattattattaataataataatacaaataaaataaaaggtcaTAATGTTCCTCACAACCGCCTAAATGCAGGTCTGTTTCTGTCAGTctacataaaacacacagctaCATTACTAATAGTTTTTACAAATGTCTGAAAAAATCATGCCTTTATTGAAGAGGCCATGAAAACAAATGGACTGCTTTCTGTTACCATGATTCACGTTTTCCGTGTGCTTTTCTCTGTAAGACACTAAACACTGTACTGCAGAAATGGTGAGCATAGTGGTAAAGATCAGTGGGTCATGTACTGTTCCGAATGAAGCTCATCGTGTTCTGTATGATACTGGAGCAAATCAAGGATTTGAAAGAAAAGTCACGcatgtgcaaaacattttttgttggttttgtttaatatgtgtatgtacatgtttgttcTAGGAGATCAGGTTTTTGACCCCTCCATGGAAGAAGCCAGCGATGAGGGGCTTTTACTCGAAGCTGGACTCCTCATCTGTGGGCATGGCTATGCCCCTAAATCTGGCCGTGGAGACGGAGAAAGCTCAGGCCCTTCTCCAGACCTTCAGCACTGCCTCTCTGTTAGCCAGCACAGGCCTGGGAGCATTCTGTTTCCTCGCCGACCACTTTCTGACCCTGCCTTTCATCCAACACCATCTGTGGCTCAGGGCTGTGCTGGATAACGCGGTCCACTGCGTCATTGGACTCTGGTCCTGGGCAATTGTGATTGGGCTAAGGAAGAAAAGTGACTTCTATGAAGTTGTCTTGGCTGGGGTCCTGGCCTCTATCATTGACCTGGATCACTTCTACATGGCTGGATCATTGTCTCTCAAAGTGAGATCTCTTTGTTCTCTTCACTTAAAGGCAtagctcacacaaaaatgaaaattctgtcattatttactctcatgtcgttgcaaacccgtatgacttactttattcCGGGTAACACAAGAAGAGAGACTAATAAATGTgtgattgaggctgtcagtccctagaaaagaaaaaaaaagtctgtttgaaacaacttgaggctgagtaaatgatgacaaaattgtaatttttgggtgaactatccctttggtAATTAATTAATGGTGTACTTTACTGATTTGTCAAGTTTCTCCAAGTGAATGTGTTTGAGAGTTATGTATTTACATGAAGTCATTTAgaagacatttacatttaatcatttagtagttgcttttatccaaagtgacttgccaATGAGAAACATAGCaaacaatttgtcatacaaaagtcaatatctgcagtattgccCTGCCACCTTCTCAGAGTGTCTGGAATAGTAAAGAAGCTAGCACAGAAGATAGAGGCATACAAGAATTataactatttcttttttttttttttgcttttcatcccaatttggaatgctcaattaccaatgcactctaagtcctcattgtggcgtagtgactcgcctcaatccgggtggtggaggacgaatctcagttgccaacacgtctgagaccgtcattcCGCAcagcttatcacgtggcttgtcgagcacattaccacagagacatagcgcgtgtggaggcttcacactcttctccgcagcatccacgcacaactcaccacatgcccaccgagagcgagaaccacacattatagcgaacacaaggaggttaccccatgtgactctaccctccctagcaaccgggccaatttggttgcttaggagacctggctggagtcactcagcatgctctggattcgaactcacgactccatgggtggtagtcagcgtctttactaggggtgctaggggtgggcgatatgaccaaataTCTTATAttacgatatgagtaattttatatcacgatatcaATATATATCACGAAATAGTTaatttttttggaaaaatatcgggaagcctgc belongs to Myxocyprinus asiaticus isolate MX2 ecotype Aquarium Trade chromosome 43, UBuf_Myxa_2, whole genome shotgun sequence and includes:
- the LOC127434056 gene encoding transmembrane protein 267-like, yielding MRGFYSKLDSSSVGMAMPLNLAVETEKAQALLQTFSTASLLASTGLGAFCFLADHFLTLPFIQHHLWLRAVLDNAVHCVIGLWSWAIVIGLRKKSDFYEVVLAGVLASIIDLDHFYMAGSLSLKAAVNLPHRPPLHCSTLIPALCFSLRILMWACRLKDSWCSLPWMLFISLASHHIRDGVRHGLWVCPFGNTTPISYWLYVTITATLPHLCSVLMYLTGTRDMISTKHGVAIDV